In Salinibacterium sp. dk2585, a single window of DNA contains:
- a CDS encoding TerC family protein has product METALPVWFEVGSLVVLSAIIVFDLIIAYKRPHVPSVKESSLWVGFYVTLALIFAALMFMLGDAEHGGQFIAGWLTEYSLSIDNLFVFLIIMSRFKVPRKYQQEVLMVGIIIALVLRAIFILIGAALIENFSWIFYIFGLFLLYTAWQQAFTGHEEEEESENKIIGFLRKRISITEQFDGGKLRTVVDGKKVFTPIIIVFLALGTTDLVFAIDSIPAIFGITQSPFIVFAANVFALMGLRQLYFLLGDLIDRLVYLKYGIAFILAFIGVKLVFHALHENEVPFINGGQHIEWIPVINTWMSLGVIVGAMAIATIASLIKLRRSPLAMPIGAPKFHDDDEDDEDDNAERRA; this is encoded by the coding sequence ATGGAAACCGCCCTGCCTGTCTGGTTCGAAGTCGGCTCGCTCGTCGTGCTCTCGGCGATCATCGTCTTCGACCTGATCATCGCCTACAAGCGCCCCCACGTGCCCTCCGTCAAGGAGTCCTCGCTGTGGGTTGGCTTCTACGTGACGCTCGCCCTCATCTTCGCGGCGCTCATGTTCATGCTGGGCGACGCTGAACATGGCGGACAGTTCATCGCCGGTTGGCTGACCGAATACAGCCTGAGTATCGACAACCTGTTCGTCTTCCTCATCATCATGTCGCGGTTCAAGGTGCCGAGGAAGTACCAGCAGGAGGTGCTCATGGTGGGCATCATCATCGCGCTCGTGCTCCGCGCGATCTTCATCCTCATCGGTGCCGCGCTCATTGAGAACTTCAGCTGGATCTTCTACATCTTCGGGCTCTTCCTGCTCTACACGGCCTGGCAGCAGGCCTTCACAGGGCACGAGGAGGAAGAGGAGTCGGAGAACAAGATCATCGGATTCCTCCGCAAGCGCATCAGCATCACCGAGCAGTTCGATGGTGGCAAGCTGCGCACGGTCGTCGACGGCAAGAAGGTCTTCACCCCGATCATCATCGTCTTCCTCGCGCTCGGCACGACCGACCTCGTCTTCGCGATCGACTCGATTCCTGCGATCTTCGGCATCACGCAGAGCCCGTTCATCGTGTTCGCCGCGAACGTCTTCGCCCTCATGGGCCTCCGCCAGCTGTACTTCCTCCTCGGCGACCTGATCGACCGCCTCGTGTACCTGAAGTACGGAATCGCGTTCATCCTCGCCTTCATCGGCGTGAAGCTTGTATTCCATGCCCTGCACGAGAACGAGGTCCCGTTCATCAACGGTGGCCAGCACATCGAGTGGATCCCGGTGATTAACACGTGGATGTCGCTCGGCGTCATTGTCGGCGCGATGGCCATTGCGACCATCGCGAGCCTCATCAAGCTGCGCCGCAGCCCGCTTGCGATGCCGATCGGTGCCCCGAAGTTCCACGACGACGACGAGGACGACGAGGACGACAACGCGGAGCGTCGCGCATAG
- a CDS encoding MFS transporter, whose translation MQQLSPVRRRLALLSLALGGFGIGATEFVAMGLLPNLAADLLPELYAASPEEGIAQAGWLISAYALGVVVGAPTIAASTAHLPRKRLLLFLLAAFTLGTVASALLSTFGLVLVARFVAALPHGAYFGIASIVAADIMGPGNRGKGVALVLSGLTIANVVGVPSITWLGQVAGWRSAYLVVALIFAATFLAVAATVPWQPGDAQASFRRELSAFRRPQLWMTIALAAIGFGGFFAVYSYIAPVVTDVAGLDSGLVPWVLVGVGVGMTIGNMLGGWLADIDLRKTLYAGFALLITSLLGFALTAGNVVGLLLCSLLVGLASSAISPAVQSRLMDVAGDAKALAAALNHSALNIGNSLGAFIGGATIAAGFGYLSPAWAGLVLALIGVAIATVSFGLERRRLRP comes from the coding sequence GTGCAGCAACTCTCTCCCGTGCGCCGTCGGCTCGCCCTCCTCTCCCTTGCGCTCGGCGGTTTCGGCATCGGTGCGACCGAATTCGTGGCCATGGGGCTGCTCCCGAACCTCGCGGCAGATCTTCTCCCCGAGCTGTATGCGGCCTCGCCGGAGGAGGGGATCGCGCAGGCGGGGTGGCTCATCAGCGCCTACGCCCTCGGTGTCGTCGTCGGGGCTCCCACGATCGCCGCGTCGACGGCGCACCTGCCGCGCAAACGGCTGCTGCTGTTCCTGCTCGCCGCATTCACGCTCGGCACCGTCGCATCCGCCCTCCTCTCGACCTTCGGGCTTGTGCTCGTGGCACGCTTCGTCGCCGCCCTGCCGCACGGCGCCTACTTCGGCATCGCGTCGATCGTTGCCGCCGACATCATGGGGCCCGGCAACAGGGGCAAGGGGGTCGCACTCGTCCTGAGCGGCCTCACGATCGCGAACGTCGTGGGAGTGCCCTCCATCACCTGGCTCGGGCAGGTGGCCGGCTGGCGCAGCGCCTACCTCGTGGTCGCGCTCATCTTCGCGGCGACATTCCTCGCCGTCGCTGCGACTGTGCCCTGGCAACCGGGCGACGCCCAGGCATCATTCCGGCGCGAGCTCAGCGCGTTCCGGCGCCCGCAGCTGTGGATGACGATCGCGCTCGCGGCAATCGGCTTCGGCGGCTTCTTCGCGGTCTACTCCTACATCGCGCCCGTCGTCACAGACGTCGCCGGCCTCGACTCCGGCCTCGTGCCCTGGGTGCTTGTCGGTGTCGGCGTCGGCATGACGATCGGCAACATGCTGGGAGGCTGGCTCGCCGACATCGACCTGCGCAAGACGCTCTATGCGGGCTTCGCGCTCCTGATCACGTCGCTCCTTGGCTTCGCTCTCACGGCGGGGAACGTGGTCGGCCTGCTGCTGTGCTCACTCCTTGTCGGCCTCGCCTCGTCCGCGATCTCTCCCGCCGTGCAGTCACGACTCATGGATGTCGCGGGCGACGCGAAGGCGCTGGCCGCCGCACTCAACCATTCGGCCCTCAACATCGGCAACAGCCTTGGGGCATTCATCGGAGGCGCGACGATCGCGGCCGGGTTCGGCTACCTCTCGCCCGCCTGGGCCGGGCTCGTGCTCGCGCTCATCGGGGTTGCCATCGCGACTGTGAGCTTCGGGCTGGAGCGGCGCAGGCTGAGGCCGTGA